In a genomic window of Syngnathus typhle isolate RoL2023-S1 ecotype Sweden linkage group LG4, RoL_Styp_1.0, whole genome shotgun sequence:
- the bdnf gene encoding brain-derived neurotrophic factor — MVCFTTGQHKFHQVRRVMTILFLTMVISYFSCMRAVPLRDAPGMQGHRTEGYLGAAATVARGRGTPQSGGGPGQRGMPSLADTFEQVIEELLEVEGEAEAAQMGQGADRSQGGGGPASDAATESKDVDVYDSRVMISNQVPLEPPLLFLLEEYKNYLDAANMSMRVRRHSDPSRRGELSVCDSISQWVTAVDKKTAIDMSGQTVTVMEKVPVPNGQLKQYFYETKCNPMGYTKDGCRGIDKRHYNSQCRTTQSYVRALTMDSKKKIGWRFIRIDTSCVCTLTIKRGR, encoded by the exons ATGGTCTGTTTTACGACTGGGCAGCACAAG TTCCACCAGGTTAGAAGAGTGATGACCATCCTGTTCCTTACTATGGTTATTTCATACTTCAGTTGCATGAGAGCTGTGCCCCTGAGAGACGCCCCAGGCATGCAGGGCCATCGGACGGAAGGCTACCTGGGCGCCGCCGCGACGGTCGCAAGAGGCCGGGGGACTCCACAGAGTGGTGGCGGGCCGGGCCAGCGTGGGATGCCCTCGCTCGCAGACACCTTTGAGCAGGTGATAGAGGAGCTGCTGGAGGTGGAGGGGGAGGCAGAGGCGGCACAGATGGGACAGGGGGCAGATAGGAGCCAGGGAGGCGGGGGTCCGGCTTCAGACGCGGCCACCGAAAGCAAGGATGTCGACGTGTACGACTCGCGAGTGATGATCAGCAACCAAGTGCCTTTGGAGCCGCCGTTGCTCTTTCTTCTGGAGGAATACAAAAACTATCTGGATGCTGCTAATATGTCCATGAGGGTGCGGCGACACTCTGACCCCTCGCGACGTGGAGAGCTCAGCGTTTGTGACAGTATTAGCCAGTGGGTGACGGCGGTGGATAAAAAGACGGCGATAGACATGTCGGGGCAGACGGTTACCGTCATGGAAAAGGTTCCCGTCCCCAACGGCCAACTGAAGCAATACTTTTACGAGACCAAATGCAACCCCATGGGGTACACGAAAGACGGCTGCAGAGGAATAGACAAGCGGCATTATAACTCCCAATGCAGGACAACCCAGTCCTACGTGCGAGCCCTCACCATGGATAGCAAAAAGAAGATCGGCTGGCGGTTTATAAGGATAGACACTTCCTGTGTATGCACATTGACCATTAAAAGAGGGAGATAA
- the lin7c gene encoding protein lin-7 homolog C: MASLGEPVRLERDINRAIELLDKLQRTGEVPPQKLQALQRVLQSEFCNAVREVYEHVYETVDINSSPEVRANATAKATVAAFAASEGHSHPRVVELPKTEEGLGFNIMGGKEQNSPIYISRIIPGGIADRHGGLKRGDQLLSVNGVSVEGEHHEKAVELLKAAQGTVKLVVRYTPKVLEEMESRFEKMRSAKRRQQTNYPQ, translated from the exons ATGGCGTCGCTAGGGGAGCCTGTACGTTTGGAGAGAG ATATTAACCGTGCCATTGAACTGCTTGACAAGCTTCAGAGGACAGGGGAGGTTCCTCCTCAGAAGCTGCAAGCCCTACAGAGGGTCTTACAGAGTGAATTCTGCAATGCTGTCAGAGAA GTTTATGAGCACGTATATGAGACAGTGGACATCAACAGTAGTCCTGAAGTCAGAGCAAATGCTACGGCAAAG GCAACCGTGGCAGCTTTTGCAGCAAGTGAGGGACACTCACATCCACGTGTGGTGGAACTTCCCAAAACAGAGGAAGGCCTGGGGTTCAACATAATGGGCGGAAAGGAGCAGAACTCTCCAATTTACATCTCACGCATCATCCCAGGAGGCATCGCCGACCGTCACGGTGGACTGAAGAGAGGTGATCAGCTTCTCTCTGTCAACGGGGTG agcgTGGAAGGTGAGCACCACGAGAAAGCAGTGGAACTACTCAAAGCAGCTCAGGGCACAGTGAAGCTGGTAGTGAGGTACACCCCCAAAGTCCTCGAAGAGATGGAGTCACGTTTTGAGAAAATGAGGTCGGCGAAGCGTCGGCAGCAAACCAACTATCCCCAGTAG